The Rhopalosiphum maidis isolate BTI-1 chromosome 4, ASM367621v3, whole genome shotgun sequence region CAAGTAACGTAATTTacgaaaattgaattttgaagatttttcgtttttaattcattacttCAAAATACAAACTGTCCGCGGTATGCAAGTCAAACGATAGATAGCACGATGTATAGGTacgttcataatatttttaccgcgTAACGGTTTGACGACGACGTGCTCACGTGGTCGAGTTTGCTTACGTTCTGTTCGTGATAACAAAACGAAACACCGAAAATGtcgaaaacattattttcaatcacaGCGGTGGCGaacaatgaaaacaaaaaaggaAATCGTCAGATGCTGTACAAGTcgcgaattataataatatatatataggcacgTCGCCGTTCTACCTTCCGTGGCGTTTTCCGCCGCGTCAGGGCGTCCTGGATATCAGCCGTATTCACTTGTTTGCACTACGATTAGTGATAACCCGTCGACACCTTATAACGGACGACGGTGTGTGCACACAGATGTCTGTGTTTTTGTACATGCGTATATATAGACATCTGTGTGTGAGCATTAAAACACCTGTTTACTATCTCTACGGTATTACCGTAGTATCGCAAGTCGTGACAACTGTTGAatgtttctttttcttttttttttttttttttttatcggacAGTTAAACGGTTCATGGTTCATACTGTTCGTGGTCCCATAACGCATTATCGTTTCGCCGCCGTCGGTTTTCGCACGCTAAGCTGCTACCACGTTCGGGAAAACTAAAAAGCCAAAGTCGGTTTCGTCTGTGCTGCCGGTTGACGGCCGTTGTTCGTAGTTTTCTTGATACCGTCAAACCGCGAATGCCAAAGCTTCTGTTGCGCCGTTTGCTCCATCGTCACGTGTCGTAATTGGGTACACGCGTTTAATCATCATTCAGCTACCGTCTGCCGCCATTATGtgagtattgattttattattacatgataTATTGATGAATGACGTATTATTGTAGTACTgacgtttaattttatttattttacgtgaTGAAGACTGTAGTTTAATCGTTTACCAACATGGCTTCTACAAACTCGAGCAAACTCGGCAGAGAATGGGATCTTACATCATACGAATTGCAGAGAACTCCCCATAAAGTTATTACAGACAATACCGAAATTGCTGTACCCCGCCGGAGTCTCGAAAAGGAATTTATGTGTCCGATTTGTTTAGATATGCTGACCAAGACGGTGTCGACTAAATGTCTCCATAGGTAGGTGTTaataggataatattatataataatacatttattttaagtcttCACAATTATGTAGctagcaataaaaaattaatctgttttatttagattctgtaatgaatgtattgtGACTGCACTTCGTTCGGGTAATAAAGAATGTCCTACTTGTCGTAAGAAGATAAAATCAAAACGATGTCTACGAGCTAACCCAGAATTTGATTTGttaatatctaaaatctaTCCGAATCGTGAAGAATACAATGCACATCAAAGCAATTATattgagaaaataaaacagaatCATAGTCaagataatttgataaaatctaTAACTGAAGgattaaaagtacaaaaacaaAAGCGTGAGTACCAGACTAAAAAGAAACGAAGCCTACAGCAAACTGAAAGTAACTCATCAAATGCTTTGACACCATCAACATCAAGTCAAGTGGACGACGTCAAACTGAAAGAATCAAcagtaaaaacaaatgaaataaagaaaaagaTAAAAAGACCTCTCCATCTTCTACAGAAGTAATCCCCAATATTATTGAAAGTGATGGTGTGTTTAAAAGTGTGTCATTAAATGATTTGGAACTGGTGCTTAAACCTCAtcctaaaaaaatgtctaataataatcaactagaaaaggatttaaaaaaagctgATCTACGTTATCTAAAAATACCACCTTCTGCTACTGGTatgtcttttaaattaaataacatgaaataaactaattatatttttattgttttttaacatttatgatttttattaagaattctagattttatctttaaagttaaaatttttccatactttatatttgatagttttataataagttaagttGTATTCATGTGCTATATTttgtcttatataataatgacctCACATGACAGTTGGTGGAAATGGATGTAACTAAAGTTTACCTAGTGTCCCGGTCTTGAGAGTATAACCATGTTATTTCAAGTACtacatagattatatttttctaagatatcataaattattaattaaaaatgtatgattttaaaataatcacaatttatttcaaaataaaaacgtcaAGAACATATTTTGAGGTGCCCTAGACAGTATTcttgcttttaaatttaatagtaggACAATTCTctctaataaattttaaactaacgaGTAAAGTGGATTCcttatatataacattcatcataatattataagttaataaaaaggGAACAACACGTGTGAGTATAAAATCATCTTAACATGATAAAGCAATTTTTCAATCTCTAATTATCTGAATTAAAAGTTTGTtggaaatcaatttaataaatagtagagtttagtaaaatcaaatcaaaaaaaattggttgcCATCCGAGGTTACCCTTATTTTAgacaaagtatataatactatcggAAAAAACTAAATGAATGGATgaactgtttaaaattaaaatgataggaATTAATCACAAATTCTTAAGCAATCTATAATCACCCTATACATTCACCCTGTTTCAAAAGATTATAATCAGTTGGTTCACCGATTGTTGTTCATTTTCGCGCATCTCCTACCAATGCCCTTTATTATTGGGTGGtcctcaaattaaatataataatattagtaattaggaaTATTAGTCATAAGtgttcatacattattattaaaaaacgtcGGCTAGCAATATGGGGAACATTTCGGCTCATCACTGCCAGAACCATCAGTCAGTATGTGCGAAGAGTAATTATTCTCTTTTGAACCAGgatacagttaaaataaaataacatactttaaaaatgtttataattttatatttattacttttttatagttGAACACTTGAGTAGTTATTTAACTATGCGGATCCAGTTAGATCATGATAATGAGATTGAAAATAAccaaattaaagttttaatctaCGTTTCCCTAACTGCTGGTTTATATAGGATCCTTAATGGCAAACGAACACTTCAATATGTTCGAGATAAATTTTGGAATGCCAAGAAAGAGGAACcaatggaaattttttactcttattaattaaatttatacgagtatctacattaattataaatattcaagttttttaaactaaaatggaTTATCTGTGGTGTTCtgggtttaataatttattagttgttttatatttttacttagtatgtactatttaatttttaattttttaactcttaaaaaatatatataatttttattatttatttgtttaatataaattgagctacaattgtttaataaatattttcaaagttaaTTCTGTGATGTACACACTATacaggttttatttatttttaatttataatgttttgtatttatacattcaacttatattatttaagtcataaattaaaatggaatatataagtaacttttttatttagattaagtgcattattattttattaatatcaataattaatcttACAGAGATTAAAtttgttgaattattaatgtgttaaaattgatttttgtttcaaataaaggtgtgatattttaattactttattaagctaacttaataaatttaatattatttacagttatattttattaatttaagaatttattaaacaaataaattgtatttctataagttattatttttaaatacttttgtacGTTTACATAactgtgataaaaataatgaattttatctTTGTTAAGaacaaattttatactatttatctaGTATTGTTAAtcttatttactaaaaaataataaatattaataaacatgtatcacctaactatatatttttaattattatgtattactaaTTTGTCAAgagacaaatttaaataaataatttaatattatcagtttactgatatttaaataaataaaagtaatttgaaaGAATAttcatgattatatttatatgtcttATATATTGATCACCTCATGAATTTATTTCTTAGtagataatttatgaaattatgttGGTCGTTAAGAGGGATCTGTGAgaacactattattatgaagtgttcaaataaatttcttagattattaattttaaagattgagtttttatttttttcgctaGACTGTaacactattttataaaaataaattaataatcaattttattacatatattttttaatacaaaattaaacaaaagttaaaacttaaaattgaatgaCGAAATACAATGTTGAATTTAAGAACctctgaaattttaaattgaggaaatactgtgtataattttaaactataaaaatatgaagtcATACACTCATATCCACATGTATTGTATTTGGCATAGGTTAGATTAGTAAGATTAGTTATTAGTCATgttacacaatacacatgtGACATATCAAATTTCTGTACCGGATTCTTActgcatttaatttatagtttgtgATATTAgatcaaatttatttgttaagtaatatgtatgtaagacAGAAACAACACAAACAGGCACTACTTTTGGGGTAAAGTGAACaaatgatagtaataataagagAGTTATTTGATAAGACTGTAAAAACATGAGTGGATTAAATGATGAATTTAAATGATAGATGATAGtatcaattaatatgtattaatgtatggtACTAACTAGTGTTTGATTTAACACggtttaggtataataataatattatacctaaaatgatttttttaataatttacagcaAGTCCTCGTTTAACGTTGTTTTACTATTACATCACTGAAGTTCAAGTCTTAGTGTTTCATTCAACACTGCAAGTCTGCAACGGTTTCAATATAGGTAACGTCGTTTGTAAtaccattgattttataatatactatatactataataatata contains the following coding sequences:
- the LOC113548974 gene encoding LOW QUALITY PROTEIN: E3 ubiquitin-protein ligase RING2-like (The sequence of the model RefSeq protein was modified relative to this genomic sequence to represent the inferred CDS: deleted 2 bases in 1 codon), which codes for MASTNSSKLGREWDLTSYELQRTPHKVITDNTEIAVPRRSLEKEFMCPICLDMLTKTVSTKCLHRFCNECIVTALRSGNKECPTCRKKIKSKRCLRANPEFDLLISKIYPNREEYNAHQSNYIEKIKQNHSQDNLIKSITEGLKVQKQKREYQTKKKRSLQQTESNSSNALTPSTSSQVDDVKLKESTVKTNEIKKKKKTSPSSTEVIPNIIESDGVFKSVSLNDLELVLKPHPKKMSNNNQLEKDLKKADLRYLKIPPSATVEHLSSYLTMRIQLDHDNEIENNQIKVLIYVSLTAGLYRILNGKRTLQYVRDKFWNAKKEEPMEIFYSY